One genomic segment of Vulpes vulpes isolate BD-2025 chromosome 2, VulVul3, whole genome shotgun sequence includes these proteins:
- the LOC112918093 gene encoding C-C motif chemokine 3-like, with protein sequence MEVSTAALAVLLLIAVLCSPTCSSTFGADTPTSCCFSYISRQIPRKFVVDYYETSSQCSKPGVIFQTKRGQQICADPGKAWVQKYITNLELNA encoded by the exons ATGGAGGTCTCCACGGCTGCCCTAGCTGTCCTGCTTCTCATCGCTGTGCTCTGTTCCCCGACCTGCTCTTCCACTT TTGGTGCTGACACTCCGacctcctgctgcttctcctaTATCTCCCGGCAGATTCCTCGAAAATTTGTGGTGGACTATTATGAGACCAGCAGCCAGTGCTCCAAGCCCGGTGTCAT CTTCCAAACCAAAAGAGGCCAGCAGATCTGTGCTGACCCCGGGAAGGCCTGGGTCCAGAAGTATATCACCAACTTGGAGCTGAATGCCTGA
- the LOC112918094 gene encoding regakine-1-like codes for MKVSLIALVFLLILAALHSEANEELVNELTISPCCLAFISRRVPLRFVKGYQRTGDHCLTPGIIFLTHKGRQICANPNVAWVQEYIRHLDSLPK; via the exons ATGAAGGTCAGCCTCATTGCCCTGGTCTTCCTCCTCATTCTTGCTGCCCTCCACTCTGAGGCCAATGAAG AACTAGTTAATGAATTAACAATCAGTCCATGCTGTTTGGCCTTCATCTCACGGCGAGTCCCACTCCGGTTTGTGAAAGGTTATCAGAGAACCGGTGACCATTGCCTCACCCCAGGGATCAT TTTCCTTACCCACAAGGGCAGACAGATCTGTGCCAACCCCAATGTCGCCTGGGTGCAGGAGTACATCAGACACCTAGACTCTCTGCCAAAGTGA